The Streptomyces sp. NBC_01298 genome contains the following window.
GCTGCGCACCGGCGCCGACTTCACCGCCGAGGCGCACGCGCTGGGCCGGGCCACCGCCGAGGTGCACAGCGCGCTGGCCGGCGCCCTGCCCACCGTCGCGCTGGGCCCGGAGCAGACGGCCCGGCTGGCCGCCGGGATGACGGCCCGGCTCGCCGCCACCGCCCGCGAGGTACCGGCCCTGCGGCCCTACGAGGCGGGGCTGCGCGGAGCCTTCGACGCGCTGGCCGCCTCCCGCGGGGCGGGGGTGTCCGCCCAGCGGATCCACGGGGACCTGCACCTGGGCCAGACCCTGCGCACCGTGGACGGCAGCTGGGCGCTGATCGACTTCGAGGGCGAGCCGGCCCGGCCCCTGGCCGACCGGCGCCGCCCCGAACCGGCGGTGCGGGACATCGCCGGGATACTGCGCTCCTTCGACTACGCGGCCCGCTCGCACCGGCCGTTCGCCCCCGCCTGGGCGGACGACTGCCGGGCCGCCTTCTGCGAGGGCTACGCCCGCACCACCGGCCGGGACCCGCGCGAGGACCCCGTCCTGCTGCGCGCCTACGAGACCGACAAGGCGGTGTACGAGGCCCGCTACGAGTCCCGGCACCGGCCCGACTGGCTGCACGTGCCGATGGCGGCGATCCGGCGGCTCTCGGAGCCGCAGCGTCCGCCCTCGCACCGCACGCAGCTCCCCGCCCCAGGATCCCCCACCCTCCACCCGAAGCCCCCGAGGAGGCCGCTCGCGTGAGCGCCGCACGACAGCCGTCACCGACCGCCCGCGACGAAGCCAAGCCCGTCATCGGCACTGTTGAAGCCGCCGGCACCTCCGCCGAAACGGGTGTGAAGAAGCCCCGGGCTCCCAGGGCCCGGCGGGCGGCCCCGCCGCGCGGGGTCCGGCCGGTGCCGGCGCTGGACGCGGAGGAGCGGGCCCGGCTGCTGGAGGGCCGCCACCACGATCCGCACGGGGTGCTTGGAGCCCGCGCCCAGCGGGGCGGGGTGTCCTTCCGGGTGCTGCGTCCGTACGCGAAGGCGGTCACCGTCGTCGCCAAGGGACTGCGGGCCGAACTCCTCGACGAGGGCGACGGGCTGTTCTCCGGGATGCTGCCGCTGGCCGGGGTGCCGGACTACCGGCTGCTGGTGACGTACGACAGCGACGAGGTGGAGGTCCACGACCCCTACCGGTTCCTGCCCGCGCTCGGCGAGCTCGACCTGCACCTGATCGGCGAGGGCCGGCACGAGGAGCTGTGGACGGCGCTCGGCGCGGAGCCGATGGTCCACCAGGGCGTGGCGGGCACCCGGTTCACGGTGTGGGCGCCGAACGCGCAGGGCGTGCGGGTCAGCGGGGACTTCTCGTACTGGGACTCGGTCGCCTACCCGATGCGCTCGCTCGGGGCGACCGGCGTGTGGGAGCTGTTCCTGCCCGGCGTCGGCGAGGGCGCCCTGTACAAGTACGACATCACCCGCCCGGACGGCTCGCACACCCTGCGCGCCGACCCGATGGCCCGGCACGCCGAGGTCCCGCCGGCCAACGCCTCGGTGGTGACGGCCTCCTCCTACGTCTGGCAGGACGCGGACTGGATGGCGCGGCGCGGGGAGCGGGCGCCGCACCAGGCCCCCTTCTCCGTGTACGAGCTGCACCTGGCGTCCTGGCGCCCCGGGCTCTCCTACCGCCAGCTGGCCGAGCAGCTGCCCGCGTACGTGACGGAGCTCGGCTTCACCCACGTGGAGCTGATGCCGGTCGCCGAGCACCCCTTCGGCGGCTCCTGGGGCTACCAGGTCACCGGCTTCTACGCGCCGACCTCCCGGATGGGCACCCCGGACGACTTCCGCTTCCTGGTGGACTCGCTGCACCGGGCCGGGATCGGGGTGATCGTCGACTGGGTGCCGGCGCACTTCCCGCGCGACGACTGGGCGCTCGCCGAGTTCGACGGGCGGCCGCTGTACGAGCACCACGACCCGCAGCGGGCCGCGCACCCGGACTGGGGGACGCTGGAGTTCGACTACGGGCGCCGGGAGGTGCGCAACTTCCTCGTGGCCAACGCCGTGTACTGGTGCCAGGAGTTCCACGTGGACGGGCTGCGCGTGGACGCGGTGGCCTCGATGCTCTACCTGGACTACTCCCGCAAGGACGGCGAGTGGACCCCGAACGAGCACGGCGGCCGGGAGAACTTCGACGCGGTCGCGATGCTCCAGGAGATGAACGCGACCGTCTACCGGCGCTGCCCGGGCGTGGTGACGATCGCCGAGGAGTCCACGGCGTGGCCGGGCGTTACGCGGCCCACCGACGGGGGCGGGCTCGGCTTCGGCCTGAAGTGGAACATGGGCTGGATGCACGACACCCTGCGGTACGCCTCGAAGGACCCGGTGCACCGCAAGTACCACCACCACGACATGACCTTCGGGATGGTCTACGCGTTCAGCGAGAACTACGTGCTGCCGATCTCCCACGACGAGGTGGTGCACGGCAAGGCCTCGCTGGTGTCGAAGATGCCCGGCGACTGGTGGCAGCAGCGGGCCATACACCGCGCGTACCTGGGCTTCATGTGGGCCCACCCGGGCAAGCAGCTGCTCTTCATGGGGCAGGAGTTCGCCCAGGGCTCGGAGTGGTCCGAGACGTACGGCCCGGACTGGTGGCTGCTGGACTCCTCGTACGCGGCGGCCGGTGACCACCGGGGCGTACGCAGCCTCGTGGGCGACCTGAACCGCACCTACCGGGCGGCGCCCGCCCTGTGGGAGCGGGACAGCGTGCCGGAGGGCTTCGCGTGGGTGGAGGCGGACGCGGCCGAGGACAACGTCTTCGCCTTCCTCCGCTTCGCGCAGGACGGCTCGCAGCTGCTGTGCGTCTCGAACTTCTCGCCGGTGGTCCGGCACGGGTACCGGATCGGGGTCCCGGAGGAGGTTCCGCTGTGGCGGGAGGTGCTCAACACCGACCTGGAGTCCTACGGCGGCAGCGGCGTCCACCACACCCAGCCGGTGCGCCCCGAACCGGTGCCCGCTCAGGGCCGGCCGGCGAGCCTGCGCCTGACCCTGCCGCCCCTGTCGACGGTCTGGTTCAGGCCGATGCCCCGGCGGTAGCCGCGAGGACCCCGTCCAGCTCCTGGAGGAGCCTGCGCTTGGCGCGGGCTCCGACCAGCTGCAGGACGGGCTCGCCGTCGCGGAAGACGAGCAGGGTCGGCATGGACAGCACCCCGTGGCGCACCACCGTCTCCGGGTTGGTGTCCGCGTCGATCCGCACGACCTTGAGGCGGTCGGCCTCTTCCGCGGCGACGGCGGACAGGACGGGTGCGAGCTGGCGGCACGGGCCGCACCAGTCGGCGGTGAACTCCACCAGGACGGGCCGGCCGCGCTCGGCGAGCACCTCTGCCTCGAAGTCCGCGTCGGTCACTTCGGCCACGCCGTGGGCCTTGATCATGTGCTTCCCCTCTCGTCGCGACCGGCCGGATCAGCCGGTCATCTCGCATCTGGGCGGTGTCGCTCCGGCCTCGGCTCCGGCCTCGGCTCCGGCCTCGGCTCCGGCCTCGGCTTCGGCCTGGGCCTGAGCCTGGGCCTCGGCTTCGGCAAGCTGGCTCGCGACCTGGTCGCGCACCTCGCCGAGGCGGCCGATGAGGCCGTCCAGTTCGGTGAGCTTGCGCCGGTAGACGGCGAGCGAGGCCGGGCAGGAGTCGCCGGACGGGTGCCCGGCGCGCAGGCATTCCACGAACGGACGGGTCTCCTCCAGGTCGAAGCCGAAGTCCTGGAGCGTGCGGATCTGGCGGAGCAGCCGCAGGTCTTCCTCGTCGTAGGTGCGGTAGCCGTTCCCGTCGCGCCGCGCGGGCAGCAGTCCCCGCGACTCGTAATACCGACACGTCCGGGTGCTGGTGCCCGCACGCTCCGCCAGTTCGCCGATTCGCATGGCCCCGACGGTAATCCTTGACGTCGGCGTCAAGGCAAGGGGATCGCGCACGGGGCTATCGCCGCGGGCGGCCGGAAACGTACGCTAGGAAGTGGATCACCACTTACACCGATTACCGGACAGTCGCACGGAAAACCGTCCAAAGCCCTTAACTTCATAGGACGTTCCTACGAGGTATGGGCTTGTTTGTTTGGTCTGTAGTCGCCACGCCTCGGCCACTCCTACGGTGTGCCATGTGCACTCCAGCCCCCCCTTCAATGCCCCCGCCGCGCGTCGTCTCCGCGCGGCCCTGGGCATGGCTCCCGGTCATGTCGCCTATGGCCTGCGGGCCCAGTACGGACTGATCGTCACTCCCGAGACGGTGATGGCGTGGGAGCGCGGCGAGATTTCGCCCTCCTCCGCCGAGCTCACCGCTCTGGCGGGCGTGCTCTGGTGTTCCCCCGGCGAGCTGCTCGCCGAGCCCGTCACCCTGCGGGAGCACCGCATCGCCCGGGGCCTGGGCGCCGACGACCTCGCCCGCCGGGTCGGCGTGGAGGCGGGTGCGTACCAGAAGATGGAGGACGCCGGCCGCTGGAAGGGCAACGAGCGGCAGTCGGCCGCGCTGGCTACCGCGCTGGGGCTGACCCTGGCCCAGTTCGTGACGGCGACCGGCAAGCACGAGGAGCTGGCCGAGCTGCTGCGCAGCGCGGTGACCACGCGCTGGCAGGCGTACGGGAAGCCGCTGGCCAAACTGCTTCCGGTGCCCAAGGCGCACCTGGAGCGGGTGCTGGAGCAGCTGCACGGCGAGTACCAGTCGCGGATGGTGGCGACCCTGAGC
Protein-coding sequences here:
- a CDS encoding maltokinase N-terminal cap-like domain-containing protein, giving the protein MSEAASARDRLTADRAAGIGPGIGLGPLEPMLRAWLPAQRWFAGKGRAIGRLRTVSAAELLPPGSAPGLLHLLLDVDGDCYQLLLGIRPSPLPPALAPALIGHPEQGPYAGQSVYEGLGDPRLASLLLERLRSPGTLGPLRFDRDPAVVIPEAPTPRPLSGEQTNSSLIYGDSYILKIFRRVGPGVNPDLELPRALAAAGCARVPAPVAWYEAELPGSEPLTLGVLQPYLRGSDDGWQLALHRLRTGADFTAEAHALGRATAEVHSALAGALPTVALGPEQTARLAAGMTARLAATAREVPALRPYEAGLRGAFDALAASRGAGVSAQRIHGDLHLGQTLRTVDGSWALIDFEGEPARPLADRRRPEPAVRDIAGILRSFDYAARSHRPFAPAWADDCRAAFCEGYARTTGRDPREDPVLLRAYETDKAVYEARYESRHRPDWLHVPMAAIRRLSEPQRPPSHRTQLPAPGSPTLHPKPPRRPLA
- the glgB gene encoding 1,4-alpha-glucan branching enzyme, whose product is MSAARQPSPTARDEAKPVIGTVEAAGTSAETGVKKPRAPRARRAAPPRGVRPVPALDAEERARLLEGRHHDPHGVLGARAQRGGVSFRVLRPYAKAVTVVAKGLRAELLDEGDGLFSGMLPLAGVPDYRLLVTYDSDEVEVHDPYRFLPALGELDLHLIGEGRHEELWTALGAEPMVHQGVAGTRFTVWAPNAQGVRVSGDFSYWDSVAYPMRSLGATGVWELFLPGVGEGALYKYDITRPDGSHTLRADPMARHAEVPPANASVVTASSYVWQDADWMARRGERAPHQAPFSVYELHLASWRPGLSYRQLAEQLPAYVTELGFTHVELMPVAEHPFGGSWGYQVTGFYAPTSRMGTPDDFRFLVDSLHRAGIGVIVDWVPAHFPRDDWALAEFDGRPLYEHHDPQRAAHPDWGTLEFDYGRREVRNFLVANAVYWCQEFHVDGLRVDAVASMLYLDYSRKDGEWTPNEHGGRENFDAVAMLQEMNATVYRRCPGVVTIAEESTAWPGVTRPTDGGGLGFGLKWNMGWMHDTLRYASKDPVHRKYHHHDMTFGMVYAFSENYVLPISHDEVVHGKASLVSKMPGDWWQQRAIHRAYLGFMWAHPGKQLLFMGQEFAQGSEWSETYGPDWWLLDSSYAAAGDHRGVRSLVGDLNRTYRAAPALWERDSVPEGFAWVEADAAEDNVFAFLRFAQDGSQLLCVSNFSPVVRHGYRIGVPEEVPLWREVLNTDLESYGGSGVHHTQPVRPEPVPAQGRPASLRLTLPPLSTVWFRPMPRR
- a CDS encoding thioredoxin family protein — encoded protein: MIKAHGVAEVTDADFEAEVLAERGRPVLVEFTADWCGPCRQLAPVLSAVAAEEADRLKVVRIDADTNPETVVRHGVLSMPTLLVFRDGEPVLQLVGARAKRRLLQELDGVLAATAGASA
- a CDS encoding MerR family transcriptional regulator, whose protein sequence is MRIGELAERAGTSTRTCRYYESRGLLPARRDGNGYRTYDEEDLRLLRQIRTLQDFGFDLEETRPFVECLRAGHPSGDSCPASLAVYRRKLTELDGLIGRLGEVRDQVASQLAEAEAQAQAQAEAEAGAEAGAEAGAEAGATPPRCEMTG
- a CDS encoding helix-turn-helix domain-containing protein, with the translated sequence MAPGHVAYGLRAQYGLIVTPETVMAWERGEISPSSAELTALAGVLWCSPGELLAEPVTLREHRIARGLGADDLARRVGVEAGAYQKMEDAGRWKGNERQSAALATALGLTLAQFVTATGKHEELAELLRSAVTTRWQAYGKPLAKLLPVPKAHLERVLEQLHGEYQSRMVATLSWGGGGGEAASGDAGREYLTDIVERFWTLAGGAA